The DNA window TCTGTAAAAGttacttgtttttatttctccgTAATAATCCTACTCTCTAACAATTTCGAAGTCTTAACATAATTAGAAACTTGCGGAAGCTTGCAGATAATTTCGTTTCTAACATTCTGAATTAAATAACTAGTGAGCTCAACAGTCCAGCATTTCACGATCGTTTATATGGAGGTGGAAGGAGAAAACTGAACACTTAACTCGGCGGTGCTCTCCAGAGTTGCTGGACTCGCAGCGTTCGATGTCACAGGCTCAACTTGTCCTCCGCTGTCACACCTGCTCTTTTGCCAATGTGCGCGGCCtaacattttgaaattaagCGGTTTTCAGCTAGAATTTATATTCCTATGGAGACAACTCCCAAGCCGTAGTGAGCTCcgtgttttcttgtttctgtgtTATTGCACATCCccgtgttttcaaataaataaataatgtgtgGACTTGAATATGAGAAGGAGAGAGTCACTATGAAAAGATATACATTATCCACcttctttttgatttcattgaaTTCCATTCAGAACTTTCTGGGTACTAAGACGATGTTCACGAATAGTGTAACATTTACAAATAATTACATTGGCCACAGAGAAATCGGAGAAAgatttaggatttttcttcctaagtttagttttattctattcatttctggagcaaataataatgaataaagtCACATGATGCATAtgtaatcttttcggtgatgGTCGCTTAGTCCTAGTTCCCTCCCTACTTTTACACCATCAAGTTTAATCTATCGCCGCTCTTCGATCTTCTGGTGGCTCCAAAATAGGTCACTTCCTCCCCTTGAGTTCGGTTCGGGGAAAGGGCTTACAGAACAGTTAAAGGCAGTGGACAATTTCTGTTTATCTGCATTAGCAGTTTCCAAATGTTCTTgaaaacttctcttttttgtgtctgtacatttctttcattttccaatAGTTCATTTCCTCTACACTCGTTTCAATGTATTTTACATCTATTTattgagaaaagaagagcatccattgaaatttattcattgaaaaacTACATATCGGTTCATCACAAGTACAGTAGATTTTGTCGCCATAATGGAAATTTACAATCCACACAGATTTCTttccacttgtttttttcttctttcttttttttcttcccggTGTCAACCCATTTGcttgttcatgttttttcacttcataaaTCTAACTACATGTTGTtagaattcaattattttctcagACAGAAACCTATTTCTATCCACCTTTGCCCACTTATCCTACCACAAGGATGTTCGGGGCACGGAgagttttgtttgaaatttcgttACTCCGTAAGAGAGTTGTTTCCTACGCTTTGAACGCTTTGATTCTGATCTTGTTGTTGTCTTTTCTCCTAAAATGCACAAATTTCATGTCGCTAAGGAAGAAGAGTATTCACACCAACATTTTCTCTGCAAATCCGATGTTCTTTTACcgatccgttttttttcgaaatttttcttttaaaataaattctctCTTGTGCATACGTCTAATGCCGTAGTCGTTCATAAGAGTATGGATGTGACACTTTTATGATGCATGTACTATTCGAAATTTCCTTGCCTCCGGATGTTATCCTTTGCTCTGTTCCAGGTCACAGTATCTCTTCGGATGTGCGTATGACGGGCTTCCGACTGGGTTGTGGCGGCAAGAAAGACAAGCTTTCGCCGCCCGGGGCAAAGCCGACAGCGCTAGTAGATGAGGTTGGTCTTTATTGTTGCATCCAGACAAAAATAACGTTAACGAAAGATAAGAAGCCGTAAAAGGGACGGAACAGGCAAAATAGTAAAGAGATGTGTGTCCTCTCaaattcttgttgttgtttttattaaaTGACACAGTTCCATTAAAACTCCCTAAGGACTCCAATATTCAACGATGTTGTTCTAGGTTTCGGCACCCCGCGGTTTCGGCATTCGCAGTTACTTGCACAACTTCTATCTATCCCCAACAGTAGAAGATATCGAGCAGAGCGGGGCGTGGTGAGCAGAAGTTTTCACAGATTCGccgaaaaatagaaatggcAAGCACATTTCACAAAGCGAAAACACTCATATGAAGTTGTGACTCATTCTTATCAACCATCCAACGCGGAGTACTTGATGGTAGAGCTATATGGGTATGCCATTGTGAAACAGTGTAGaaagaaactaaaagaaaagagaagttccaacggtaagcaaactcattCCAACAATTATAGTCGTAAAAGTGAAGTTAATCTGCTGCGTGATCTTAAAGCTTGTACAAATTGCTCGAGAACGAGCAGACAGAGCCAAAGCAACTGGTGCATGACTTTCTTTCTCGACTGCCTTCACTACATCCAAATCAtagaacaaaacaattttcaagcagctcttctatttcttcgcTGGAAACATGGATGTAATCAGATCGACGTTTTTCTCACTATTTGTATTTCACTGCAAAACAGAAGCAAACCAACTCGTCTGGGTTTCTCCGCGAACACCTTTTTGATACACCTTTGTGAGGATACAAGCAATGATGTCGTAATGACTCAGAAAACTTGGATTTTCCGCCAGTCTTCTCAGTGTGCAGTTTTTTTGCCTCTGTAGTCTTCCCTTTGCTGCCTTCCAGAGCGGTTTGAAACTTCAGCTGCACTCAATGTACAGTCCTAAACAGAGTCATCCGCGTAACTCTATCcgatgtaaataaaatagggGCATGAAAAGGTCAGTGTGAAAAGaatattggaaataaaatgtatGTGATTTATGAATTCTTCCTCACTTCGAAATTTCTCGTTTCCCAAAAGTCCTCAAGGGTGCGGGAAGTCTGTTAAGAGTTGAACAACAAGAACCCACaaaattgaacattttttttctctctcagaAGATTGGACATCTTCTTACACCAAATGAATGCTGTACATTTATTTGATGTAAAaggatgttaaaaaaaaagtcgcgtAAAAGCCTTTGCAAAGTACTAGTTGTCAATATGTACGTATGCGGTTATTTTTGCTTAAATATTGGATTTTCGTTATGTGGACAAATTTCTCCTTGATGTTGTTGAAATAGAGAACTAACTAAATAAACTAAACCATGGAAATAACTTTAATTCTTAATCGCACTGCATTAAAATACGCCGGAGAATTCTGACTACACCTCTCTCAATTAGCAGCATGCTAATTTGATTAGCATTTCTTGACAATACAGTGTTCATTCTATGTCAGGATGCTGACAGAAAACCATCAATGCCCGCATCTTTTAGCAAATGGCTCTGTTCCGGGATTctgaaaacaacacaaatattACTGTTGGGGGCAAAACTGCGACTGTATTCAATCCtggcttttatttctttcatttatccCACTATTGCTGTgttgaagtaaacaaaaaacattcgtTAATACTTACCAAATCTGCAGTAATGGCCCAACAAATTGATGAGGAATTAATAAAGATATAATGACGAAGAACCAGCCAAGTGTTGATCATGGTTCAGGTACCTTCTCCCTCCACCACCGGCTCAACGACGTGGACTGTTCATCTGCCGTCTATGCACTGTAATAGGACTACTACTTCTGATCGGCGGAGCTGTCTCTATCGTGGTTGGCTACACATGGCCTCACGAAGGTGTCGAGCAGAGCATATACAAGATCGTAATATACGAGGTCCGTCAAAAATTTCTATCTTCTATCATTTTGtttctaccttttttctcACCAATACATGTTCATGGTTCAATAGTTCTATGAAAATGTAACCTGTGGAACTAGCCAAAAACAACATATTGAATTTGgatgagaagaagaacagaagccaagtaaatatatgaaataacATTTCATTTAACAGTGACATTTCGAAAACATTTCAGATTTTAATTCTGTGCTTTGTCCTTAAAGAGAAATGTTCAGGCTCATTTTACTCACTATTTTACTGCTACGTTAGTATGAAGTAccaacctttttttcaaagaatctaTTATGAAATCATTATAAATAAATGGTATCTTACATTTCTGCCCTGCAGTGTATCATCTTCATTGGTTCATGATTCAATAGTTCTGGAGCAACAGCCATatcaaagtttttcttgaaataagaACTTAATCTCCATGTACGACTTTCGAAAAACATCGGCATGTTAATGTTTCaattattgatttctttaattgagcaggacacgaggttgttactatcctttattcgtgaccaacgtttcggcaatatcgccttcttctgAGCCTGAAAAGGTGAAATTGAACTtgattaatccgatcaaacgccttatctgcccaaaaaagaaagtgctaCGTTTACTGTTGGACCTCATTGCTACCAGCAGAAGAGAACATCGTACTTTAACATCAAATGACTATCCCACCACTGCTAGAAACCTGTTGtaaggtgactagcgcaatcaaataacAGCCTTAAATAGGgtgcgagttcccgcgtaatgcagaggcaatcctccttgcgattcatcCTTGGGTCCTTGGAGTGGATCAAAAAtgcctccagagccttgcgcaCCGCAATactaggttcgcgcgccaaagtcgtgatcttaacttcgaaatcttctccgttatgacgccgcactCTGTGACCAActaatgcagtggagtcacatgatttccttttgccgtccaggtgttcttttattcgaatacatagtggtctagttgtttctcctatgtattcgtcaccacactgcacCCAGGAGATCATATAAACAATGCATAAACTCATGCAGTCACTCTCGTTGTTATCTTACTGCTTTGAACTCAGGTGTAGTGtaaatacgatcatataggcgattgCGAACGAGTCTTTGCCTAGGGGGAGCTCCACAATGGCAGCAAATTCACTAAGATTAGCCTTACTCAGACACCGCCGGATGGCAGCGCTAACCTCAATAAACGGTACACAAAAGGGTCTTTCTTTATACCAGATTTGTTTCGAGTTAGTGCTCTTTTTCTAATAGACCGCATAGCTGTGTAGCCCTTGCCACTTTTCCTAGCAAGCTCGATAAATTCTCACCTTTCCTCTCTTCCAGTGCAAACGGAGCTGGCCATGCCAAACATATTCCGTACTACCGACCTCGCTAAGTCTAAAACTATCAGATTATCCACTATTGACAAGGGTGAGGAATTTCGAGTCATTGCTCGTCATCTAGACGAAGACAACGAGAGTGCTTGTATGAGTTTA is part of the Necator americanus strain Aroian chromosome V, whole genome shotgun sequence genome and encodes:
- a CDS encoding hypothetical protein (NECATOR_CHRV.G19143.T2) is translated as MHVLFEISLPPDVILCSVPGHSISSDVRMTGFRLGCGGKKDKLSPPGAKPTALVDEVSAPRGFGIRSYLHNFYLSPTVEDIEQSGAWYLLPPPPAQRRGLFICRLCTVIGLLLLIGGAVSIVVGYTWPHEGVEQSIYKIVIYEDEDGGYYVPQDKLREMLRDPMRLWKTAGFCVFASGAVLLAVSLIVPTLAACIGSKRLAGFMSEDNSPNEPPVRIYPQEKPSVSHSSGPFNLARKPPPLDCSTLTRHPLYTERSYIRSPYSLLSTGPCAVELELSR
- a CDS encoding hypothetical protein (NECATOR_CHRV.G19143.T1), which gives rise to MMHVLFEISLPPDVILCSVPGHSISSDVRMTGFRLGCGGKKDKLSPPGAKPTALVDEVSAPRGFGIRSYLHNFYLSPTVEDIEQSGAWYLLPPPPAQRRGLFICRLCTVIGLLLLIGGAVSIVVGYTWPHEGVEQSIYKIVIYEDEDGGYYVPQDKLREMLRDPMRLWKTAGFCVFASGAVLLAVSLIVPTLAACIGSKRLAGFMSEDNSPNEPPVRIYPQEKPSVSHSSGPVPVLEEIAKVQPGEKTTPTGLLDSDKAPLVH